A region from the Vicia villosa cultivar HV-30 ecotype Madison, WI linkage group LG3, Vvil1.0, whole genome shotgun sequence genome encodes:
- the LOC131593329 gene encoding G-type lectin S-receptor-like serine/threonine-protein kinase At4g27290 isoform X2, with the protein MVKPVVVLLLDSGNLVVKDANSSGNFLWESVDYPGNTFLAGMKLKSNLVTGPYKYLTSWRSPEDPAEGEYSYRIDTHGFPQLVTAKGATFLSRAGSWNGFLFTGVSWQRMHKFLNFSVVFTDKEIAYQYETMNSSIITKMVLDPDGKSQRTLWLDSEHIWEIIVARPADQCDYYSLCGINSNCNVDNFPICECLEGFTPKFQPKWESSNWSDGCVRKTHLNCLHGDGFLKYPSMKLPDTSSSWFDKSLSLEECKTMCLKNCSCTAYANLDIRDDGSGCLHWFNNIVDMRKHPEQGQDVYIRLASSELDHIKNKRNLKLAGTLAGVIAFIIGLSVLVLVTSVYRKKFGYINKLFHRKHKMETEDGELATIFDFSTITNATNNFSDRNKLGEGGFGTVYKGLMVDGQEIAVKRLSKTSGQGAEEFKNEVKLMATLQHRNLVKLLGCSIQQDEKLLIYEFMPNKSLDCFIFDTMQSKLLTWTKRLEIIDGIARGLLYLHQDSTLRIIHRDLKTSNILLDIDMIPKISDFGLARSFMGDQAEANTNRVMGTYGYMPPEYAVHGYFSIKSDVFSFGVVVLEIISGRKNRRFCDPIHHLNLLGHAWRLWVEERPHELIADISYDADIYSEIIRFIHVALLCVQEKPENRPNMSSVVFMLKGEKILPKPSEPGFYAGKDNTNSTGSSSKGCSLNEASISLLEAR; encoded by the exons ATGGTGAAACCAGTTGTTGTATTGTTGTTGGATTCTGGAAACCTTGTTGTGAAAGATGCAAACAGCAGTGGGAATTTTCTTTGGGAAAGTGTTGATTATCCGGGTAACACTTTCCTTGCTGGAATGAAGCTGAAAAGTAATTTAGTTACTGGTCCATATAAATATCTCACATCTTGGAGAAGCCCCGAAGATCCTGCTGAAGGCGAGTATTCATATAGGATAGATACACATGGTTTTCCTCAGCTGGTTACTGCAAAAGGAGCAACGTTTCTGTCTAGAGCAGGTTCATGGAATGGATTTCTTTTCACTGGTGTTTCTTGGCAAAGAATGCATAAATTCTTGAATTTCTCAGTAGTGTTCACTGACAAAGAAATCGCTTATCAATATGAAACTATGAACAGTTCAATTATTACTAAAATGGTGCTCGATCCAGATGGAAAGTCACAACGTACACTATGGTTAGATAGTGAACATATTTGGGAGATTATAGTTGCTCGTCCTGCAGACCAGTGTGATTATTATTCGTTGTGTGGTATCAACTCTAACTGCAATGTTGATAACTTTCCAATATGTGAATGCTTGGAAGGTTTCACGCCAAAATTTCAACCAAAATGGGAGTCATCGAATTGGTCTGATGGGTGTGTAAGGAAAACACATTTAAATTGTCTCCATGGAGATGGATTTTTGAAATACCCAAGCATGAAGTTGCCAGATACGTCATCATCATGGTTTGACAAGAGCTTGAGCCTTGAGGAATGCAAGACAATGtgtttgaaaaattgttcttgCACTGCATATGCAAATTTAGATATCAGAGATGATGGGAGTGGCTGCTTACATTGGTTTAACAACATTGTGGACATGAGAAAACATCCAGAGCAAGGGCAAGACGTTTACATTCGGCTGGCATCTTCAGAACTTG ATCATATAAAGAATAAGAGGAACTTGAAGCTTGCTGGGACTCTTGCAGGAGTTATTGCATTCATTATAGGACTATCTGTTCTTGTATTGGTCACATCAGTATATAGAAAGAAGTTTG GGTATATAAACAAATTATTTCACCGGAAGCACAAAATGGAGACGGAAGACGGTGAGTTGGctacaatatttgatttttcgaCCATCACTAATGCAACAAATAACTTCTCTGACAGAAACAAGTTAGGAGAAGGTGGTTTTGGAACAGTGTACAAG GGCTTAATGGTAGATGGCCAAGAGATTGCTGTAAAGAGGCTTTCAAAAACATCGGGACAAGGAGCCGAGGAGTTCAAAAATGAAGTAAAGTTGATGGCAACACTTCAACACCGTAATCTTGTAAAACTTCTTGGTTGTTCTATTCAACAAGATGAGAAGTTGTTGATATATGAATTCATGCCCAACAAAAGCTTGGATTGCTTTATTTTTG ATACTATGCAAAGCAAATTACTAACTTGGACCAAGCGCTTGGAAATTATTGATGGGATTGCTCGAGGGCTGTTGTATCTCCATCAAGATTCTACACTAAGAATCATACATAGAGATCTCAAGACAAGCAATATTCTTCTTGATATTGATATGATCCCAAAGATATCAGATTTTGGTTTAGCCAGATCATTTATGGGAGACCAAGCTGAGGCGAATACAAATAGAGTGATGGGAACATA TGGGTATATGCCTCCAGAATATGCAGTGCATGGATATTTCTCAATAAAATCAGATGTTTTTAGCTTTGGAGTCGTTGTACTTGAGATAATTAGCGGTAGGAAGAATCGCAGATTTTGTGACCCTATACACCATCTAAACCTTCTTGGTCAT GCATGGAGACTATGGGTTGAAGAAAGGCCACATGAGTTAATAGCTGATATATCCTATGATGCGGATATATATTCAGAAATAATAAGATTTATTCATGTGGCTCTATTGTGTGTACAAGAGAAACCAGAAAACAGACCTAACATGTCATCTGTGGTTTTTATGTTAAAGGGTGAAAAGATACTCCCAAAACCTAGTGAACCTGGGTTCTATGCTGGAAAAGATAATACAAATAGCACAGGATCTTCTTCAAAAGGTTGTTCACTAAACGAAGCTTCAATCTCATTGTTAGAGGCCCGATAA
- the LOC131593326 gene encoding uncharacterized protein LOC131593326, with amino-acid sequence MLRRNIRLRREYLYRKSLEGNERALYEKKRKIREALEEGKPIPTELRNEEATLRRQIDLEDENTAVPRTHIDDEYAFATEKDPKIMLTTSRDPSAPLQQFVKELSIVFPNAQRINRGGQVLSEIIDACRSHDYTDVILVHEHRGVPDGLTVCHLPFGPTAYFSLLNVVTRHEIKDKKAMGTMSEAYPHVILENFSSKLGERTANILKHLFPEPKPDTKRIVTFSNQSDHILFRHHVYEKRGGPNSVELKEIGPRFDLKPYQIKLGTVDQVEAQTEWVLRPYMNTTKKQRFLGN; translated from the exons ATGTTGCGTAGAAACATTCGTTTGAGGAGAGAGTATTTATACCGAAAAAGCTTAGAAGGAAACGAACGTGCTTTGTATGAGAAGAAGCGCAAAATCAGAGAAGCTCTTGAAG aAGGGAAGCCTATACCGACTGAGCTTAGAAACGAGGAGGCAACGCTTCGTCGTCAAATTGATCTGGAAGATGAAAACACAGCTG TCCCAAGAACACACATTGATGATGAGTATGCATTTGCTACTGAGAAAGATCCTAAGATCATGCTGACCACATCCAGGGATCCAAGTGCTCCTCTTCAACAGTTTGTTAAG GAGTTGAGTATTGTCTTTCCCAATGCTCAAAGAATAAACCGTGGTGGTCAG GTTCTTTCAGAGATTATAGATGCTTGCCGGTCCCACGACTATACAGATGTAATCTTGGTTCATGAACACCGCGGTGTGCCTGATGGCTTAACTGTTTGCCATCTACCATTTGGCCCTACTGCATATTTTAGTTTACTCAATGTG GTTACAAGGCATGAAATTAAAGACAAAAAAGCTATGGGAACTATGTCTGAGGCTTATCCGCATGTTATTCTCGAAAATTTCTCATCTAAG TTAGGTGAAAGGACTGCCAATATTCTAAAACATCTGTTTCCGGAGCCAAAACCTGACACAAAGCGTATTGTCACTTTTTCCAACCAGTCTGACCATATCTTGTTCAG GCATCATGTATATGAAAAACGCGGGGGTCCTAACTCTGTAGAATTGAAGGAAATTGGTCCACGGTTTGATTTAAAACCATATCAG ATAAAATTGGGAACAGTAGATCAAGTTGAAGCTCAAACAGAGTGGGTCCTCAGACCGTACATGAACACTACCAAGAAACAGAGGTTTCTCGGTAATTGA
- the LOC131593324 gene encoding U-box domain-containing protein 44-like, which yields MEKEDFSEMLSRMEVLVDEVVIFAKKSEIEVEAFSEFGNLVEKLSPILNELSDKSIVLDKPSIRKSLESIENELRRARILTKSLNLRHPVKQIEDMTHDIGRSLGVLLVASLEVSIDFREQIGVLQRQMMNARFDGVWSMTSSPKSEIFANEMKTVGEIEEEIIDVSIGDVVLQLKNGNDEEFAVSLLRLKEFMRSEKLDGGLINEEATISILFNRLSTCKADNRLAIIQLLRRIAFGNDEKKEKMVEVEFLSAVVKSLTRDSEERREAVGLLLDLSNVQAVRRRIGRIQGCIVMLVAILNSDDSVASHDAAKLLDILSSNNQNALHMAEAGYFRPLVQYLKEGSDMNKILMATALSRLELTDNSKLTLGEDGAIEPLVKMFVTGKLESKLSSLNALQNLSSLTENVQRLIQSGITGSLLQLLFSVTSVLMTLREPASAILARIAQSESILVNEDVAQQMLSLLNLSSPIIQSHLLEALNSMSSHLGASKVRRKMKEKGALQLLLPFLKESNTKIRCKVLNLLYTLSKDITDELTEYLDETHLLEIVNIVSTSTSESEKAAAVGILSNLPASDKKVTDILKRANLLPILISILYSSNASKSPSTNSLTESATGVINRFTNSSDKKLQLVSVQHGIIPLLVKLLSTGSPITKSRAANSLTQLSQNSLSLRKSRKSRWLCVQPSKNAYCEVHDGYCVVNSTFCIVKAGAVSRLIEILEDKEKEVVESSLVALSTLLQDEIWENGVNFIAKLSGVQAIIKSLEVGDAKVQEKALWMLERVFKIEEHRVKYGESAQVVLIDLAQKSDSRLKSTVAKVLAELELLQDQSSYF from the exons ATGGAAAAGGAGGATTTTTCTGAGATGCTTTCAAGGATGGAAGTTTTGGTTGATGAGGTTGTTATTTTTGCTAAGAAATCTGAAATTGAGGTAGAGGCTTTTTCGGAGTTTGGAAACTTGGTTGAGAAACTATCACCAATCTTGAATGAATTGAGTGATAAAAGTATTGTTTTGGATAAGCCGTCGATAAGAAAATCGTTGGAATCTATTGAGAATGAGTTACGTCGTGCTAGAATTTTAACGAAAAGCTTGAATTTGAGACATCCGGTTAAGCAAATTGAGGATATGACGCATGATATTGGTCGGTCGTTAGGAGTTTTGCTTGTTGCGAGTCTTGAAGTGTCTATTGATTTTAGAGAACAGATTGGTGTATTGCAAAGACAGATGATGAATGCAAGATTTGATGGTGTTTGGAGTATGACTTCGAGTCCAAAATCGGAAATTTTCGCGAATGAAATGAAGACGGTTGGGGAAATAGAAGAGGAAATAATTGATGTGTCTATTGGTGATGTGGTTTTGCAACTTAAGAATGGTAATGATGAAGAATTCGCGGTTTCGCTTCTGAGACTAAAGGAGTTCATGAGAAGTGAGAAATTGGACGGCGGGTTGATTAACGAGGAAGCAACTATTTCCATTCTTTTCAATCGGCTAAGTACGTGTAAGGCAGATAATAGGCTCGCCATAATTCAATTGCTAAGACGTATTGCTTTCGGAAATGACGAGAAAAag GAGAAGATGGTTGAGGTTGAGTTTTTATCGGCAGTGGTGAAGTCTCTTACAAGGGATtcagaagagagaagagaagctGTAGGGTTGTTGCTAGACCTCTCTAACGTTCAAGCCGTTCGAAGGCGGATCGGAAGAATTCAAGGCTGTATTGTTATGTTGGTCGCCATTCTTAACAGTGATGACTCAGTTGCTTCACACGATGCCGCAAAGTTGTTAGATATTTTATCGAGTAATAATCAAAATGCACTTCATATGGCCGAGGCCGGTTACTTTAGGCCGCTAGTTCAGTATTTGAAGGAAG GCTCTGACATGAACAAAATCCTAATGGCGACGGCACTTTCTAGGTTGGAACTTACCGATAACAGCAAACTTACCCTCGGAGAAGATGGAGCGATCGAGCCACTTGTCAAAATGTTCGTCACTGGGAAACTCGAATCCAAGTTATCATCGCTAAACGCACTACAAAATCTATCTAGTTTGACCGAAAATGTGCAACGTTTAATTCAATCAGGAATTACAGGATCTTTGCTACAACTTCTTTTCTCGGTAACATCCGTGCTCATGACTCTAAGAGAGCCTGCATCAGCCATTCTTGCAAGAATCGCTCAGTCGGAATCCATACTCGTTAATGAAGATGTTGCTCAACAGATGCTTTCGCTTTTGAATCTTTCGAGCCCGATAATTCAGAGTCATCTATTAGAAGCTCTCAATAGCATGTCTTCGCATCTCGGCGCATCGAAAgtgagaagaaaaatgaaagaaaaaggtgCACTTCAACTACTCTTACCCTTTCTTAAAGAAAGTAACACCAAAATCAGGTGTAAGGTCTTGAATTTGCTATACACGCTCTCTAAAGATATAACCGACGAACTAACAGAATATCTCGACGAAACTCATCTTTTAGAAATTGTTAATATTGTCTCAACGTCCACGTCAGAGAGTGAAAAAGCCGCTGCGGTTGGCATCCTGAGTAACCTTCCTGCTAGCGATAAAAAAGTAACCGATATTCTAAAGCGTGCAAATCTGCTACCGATTTTGATATCAATTTTGTATTCTAGCAATGCAAGTAAATCACCATCAACAAATAGCTTAACCGAGAGCGCCACCGGTGTTATAAACCGCTTCACGAACTCATCCGACAAGAAACTACAACTCGTTTCAGTACAGCACGGGATAATCCCTTTGCTCGTAAAATTACTCTCAACCGGTTCACCGATCACGAAGTCAAGGGCTGCAAACTCCTTAACTCAACTATCACAAAACTCTCTTTCTCTAAGAAAATCTAGAAAATCAAGATGGTTATGCGTTCAACCTTCAAAAAACGCATATTGCGAAGTTCATGACGGATATTGCGTTGTCAATAGCACATTTTGTATAGTAAAAGCGGGTGCGGTTTCTCGACTTATCGAGATATTGGAAGATAAAGAGAAGGAAGTAGTTGAATCTTCTCTTGTTGCACTTTCAACTCTCTTGCAAGATGAAATATGGGAGAATGGTGTGAATTTCATTGCTAAATTATCAGGTGTGCAAGCTATTATAAAAAGCTTAGAAGTTGGTGATGCAAAGGTTCAAGAAAAAGCATTGTGGATGTTGGAGAGAGTATTTAAGATTGAAGAACATAGAGTGAAATATGGAGAATCTGCTCAAGTGGTGCTTATTGATTTGGCACAAAAAAGTGATTCTAGACTTAAGTCAACAGTTGCAAAAGTATTGGCTGAGCTAGAGCTTTTGCAAGATCAATCAAGTTACTTTTGA
- the LOC131593329 gene encoding G-type lectin S-receptor-like serine/threonine-protein kinase At4g27290 isoform X1 — protein sequence MENHNKVLMLIVCTFLFCSMPIFSKQNAFTTIAPSQFIQYPETIVSAAGTFEAGFFDFGDTQRQYFGIWYKSILPRIIVWVANRNTPVRNSTGLLKLNDQGTLVILDGSKRIIWSSNSSRKMVKPVVVLLLDSGNLVVKDANSSGNFLWESVDYPGNTFLAGMKLKSNLVTGPYKYLTSWRSPEDPAEGEYSYRIDTHGFPQLVTAKGATFLSRAGSWNGFLFTGVSWQRMHKFLNFSVVFTDKEIAYQYETMNSSIITKMVLDPDGKSQRTLWLDSEHIWEIIVARPADQCDYYSLCGINSNCNVDNFPICECLEGFTPKFQPKWESSNWSDGCVRKTHLNCLHGDGFLKYPSMKLPDTSSSWFDKSLSLEECKTMCLKNCSCTAYANLDIRDDGSGCLHWFNNIVDMRKHPEQGQDVYIRLASSELDHIKNKRNLKLAGTLAGVIAFIIGLSVLVLVTSVYRKKFGYINKLFHRKHKMETEDGELATIFDFSTITNATNNFSDRNKLGEGGFGTVYKGLMVDGQEIAVKRLSKTSGQGAEEFKNEVKLMATLQHRNLVKLLGCSIQQDEKLLIYEFMPNKSLDCFIFDTMQSKLLTWTKRLEIIDGIARGLLYLHQDSTLRIIHRDLKTSNILLDIDMIPKISDFGLARSFMGDQAEANTNRVMGTYGYMPPEYAVHGYFSIKSDVFSFGVVVLEIISGRKNRRFCDPIHHLNLLGHAWRLWVEERPHELIADISYDADIYSEIIRFIHVALLCVQEKPENRPNMSSVVFMLKGEKILPKPSEPGFYAGKDNTNSTGSSSKGCSLNEASISLLEAR from the exons ATGGAGAACCATAATAAGGTGCTAATGCTAATTGTGTGTACTTTCCTCTTTTGCTCCATGCCCATTTTTTCTAAACAGAACGCATTTACTACTATTGCTCCAAGTCAGTTTATCCAATATCCTGAAACAATTGTTTCTGCAGCTGGAACCTTTGAAGCAGGCTTTTTCGACTTTGGAGATACACAACGCCAATACTTTGGTATATGGTACAAGAGCATATTACCTAGGATTATTGTGTGGGTTGCCAATAGAAATACCCCTGTACGAAACTCAACAGGATTGCTGAAACTCAATGATCAGGGAACTCTTGTTATTCTCGATGGCTCCAAACGCATCATCTGGTCCTCCAATTCGTCAAGAAAAATGGTGAAACCAGTTGTTGTATTGTTGTTGGATTCTGGAAACCTTGTTGTGAAAGATGCAAACAGCAGTGGGAATTTTCTTTGGGAAAGTGTTGATTATCCGGGTAACACTTTCCTTGCTGGAATGAAGCTGAAAAGTAATTTAGTTACTGGTCCATATAAATATCTCACATCTTGGAGAAGCCCCGAAGATCCTGCTGAAGGCGAGTATTCATATAGGATAGATACACATGGTTTTCCTCAGCTGGTTACTGCAAAAGGAGCAACGTTTCTGTCTAGAGCAGGTTCATGGAATGGATTTCTTTTCACTGGTGTTTCTTGGCAAAGAATGCATAAATTCTTGAATTTCTCAGTAGTGTTCACTGACAAAGAAATCGCTTATCAATATGAAACTATGAACAGTTCAATTATTACTAAAATGGTGCTCGATCCAGATGGAAAGTCACAACGTACACTATGGTTAGATAGTGAACATATTTGGGAGATTATAGTTGCTCGTCCTGCAGACCAGTGTGATTATTATTCGTTGTGTGGTATCAACTCTAACTGCAATGTTGATAACTTTCCAATATGTGAATGCTTGGAAGGTTTCACGCCAAAATTTCAACCAAAATGGGAGTCATCGAATTGGTCTGATGGGTGTGTAAGGAAAACACATTTAAATTGTCTCCATGGAGATGGATTTTTGAAATACCCAAGCATGAAGTTGCCAGATACGTCATCATCATGGTTTGACAAGAGCTTGAGCCTTGAGGAATGCAAGACAATGtgtttgaaaaattgttcttgCACTGCATATGCAAATTTAGATATCAGAGATGATGGGAGTGGCTGCTTACATTGGTTTAACAACATTGTGGACATGAGAAAACATCCAGAGCAAGGGCAAGACGTTTACATTCGGCTGGCATCTTCAGAACTTG ATCATATAAAGAATAAGAGGAACTTGAAGCTTGCTGGGACTCTTGCAGGAGTTATTGCATTCATTATAGGACTATCTGTTCTTGTATTGGTCACATCAGTATATAGAAAGAAGTTTG GGTATATAAACAAATTATTTCACCGGAAGCACAAAATGGAGACGGAAGACGGTGAGTTGGctacaatatttgatttttcgaCCATCACTAATGCAACAAATAACTTCTCTGACAGAAACAAGTTAGGAGAAGGTGGTTTTGGAACAGTGTACAAG GGCTTAATGGTAGATGGCCAAGAGATTGCTGTAAAGAGGCTTTCAAAAACATCGGGACAAGGAGCCGAGGAGTTCAAAAATGAAGTAAAGTTGATGGCAACACTTCAACACCGTAATCTTGTAAAACTTCTTGGTTGTTCTATTCAACAAGATGAGAAGTTGTTGATATATGAATTCATGCCCAACAAAAGCTTGGATTGCTTTATTTTTG ATACTATGCAAAGCAAATTACTAACTTGGACCAAGCGCTTGGAAATTATTGATGGGATTGCTCGAGGGCTGTTGTATCTCCATCAAGATTCTACACTAAGAATCATACATAGAGATCTCAAGACAAGCAATATTCTTCTTGATATTGATATGATCCCAAAGATATCAGATTTTGGTTTAGCCAGATCATTTATGGGAGACCAAGCTGAGGCGAATACAAATAGAGTGATGGGAACATA TGGGTATATGCCTCCAGAATATGCAGTGCATGGATATTTCTCAATAAAATCAGATGTTTTTAGCTTTGGAGTCGTTGTACTTGAGATAATTAGCGGTAGGAAGAATCGCAGATTTTGTGACCCTATACACCATCTAAACCTTCTTGGTCAT GCATGGAGACTATGGGTTGAAGAAAGGCCACATGAGTTAATAGCTGATATATCCTATGATGCGGATATATATTCAGAAATAATAAGATTTATTCATGTGGCTCTATTGTGTGTACAAGAGAAACCAGAAAACAGACCTAACATGTCATCTGTGGTTTTTATGTTAAAGGGTGAAAAGATACTCCCAAAACCTAGTGAACCTGGGTTCTATGCTGGAAAAGATAATACAAATAGCACAGGATCTTCTTCAAAAGGTTGTTCACTAAACGAAGCTTCAATCTCATTGTTAGAGGCCCGATAA
- the LOC131593327 gene encoding G-type lectin S-receptor-like serine/threonine-protein kinase At4g27290, which yields MQIYMVLLLMLHTFFCFIIPTLSIQYETFTTNRPNHSIQGNETLISSAGTFEAGFFNFANSQFQYYGIWYKTISPRTYVWIANRDSPIQNSTPNLKLTYQGTLIIVDDSGRIIWSSNASTIAEKPVLKPVLSLLDSGNLVVKDGEKILWESFDYPGDTFLAGMKLKTNLLNGTFRSLTSWKSVEDPSSGEFSYHIDVHGFPQLVTTKGKVLFSRGGSWNGYAFGGVSWLRNLKLFKFSLVFNDKEVSYEYETLKNETITRLWLNPSGFAQRLVWSDSGGDWEIISTRPMDQCEYYSSCDANSVCNITNSPRTCQCLEGFVPKYYKKWNSLDWSGGCIRRITLNCIGDEFLKHSGVELPDTSNSWFDKSLSLEECQKMCLKNCSCSAYANLDVKSNSGCLLWFGKIRDLTKHIDQGQDIFIRLAASDLDHRRNKWSFNNKKLAGALGGIILFVMILGLVTFTYKKRKKLAEPGMLKIFHRKCKREKEDVQLSTIFCFTTISKATNHFSDGNKIGQGGFGPVYKGVLEDGLEIAVKRLSENSEQGEEQFKNEVMLMAKLQHRNLVKLLGCSIYQEEKLLIYELMPNRSLDYFIFDSTRKEKLDLTKRFQIIDGIARGLMYLHQDSRLRIIHRDLKTSNILLDNDMNPRISDFGLARTFRGDQDESKTNRLMGTYGYMPPEYAVHGSYSIKSDVFSFGVIVLEIISGRKNRNFYDHHHNLNLLGHAWRLWNEDKAQELIDDLFHGTTIPCEMLRCIHVGLLCVQQTPQHRPNMSSVVLMLNGENLLPEPSEPGFYSRSVHHPIQVESSSRSCEECSQNEATMSLLEAR from the exons ATGCAAATATACATGGTTCTCTTGCTAATGCTTCACACTTTCTTCTGTTTTATTATTCCCACTTTATCTATACAATATGAAACTTTTACTACTAATAGACCAAATCATTCTATCCAAGGTAATGAGACTTTGATATCTTCTGCTGGAACTTTTGAAGCTGGATTCTTCAACTTTGCAAATTCGCAATTCCAATACTATGGTATATGGTACAAAACCATATCACCTAGAACTTATGTTTGGATTGCCAATAGAGATTCTCCGATACAAAACTCAACACCGAATCTGAAACTAACATATCAAGGAACTCTTATTATTGTTGATGATTCTGGAAGGATCATATGGTCCTCCAATGCATCAACAATTGCAGAGAAACCGGTCTTGAAACCGGTCTTGTCGCTTTTAGATTCAGGAAACCTTGTTGTGAAAGATGGAGAGAAGATTTTGTGGGAGAGTTTTGATTACCCTGGTGACACTTTTCTTGCAGGAATGAAACTTAAGACAAATTTACTTAATGGTACTTTTAGGTCTCTAACGTCTTGGAAAAGTGTTGAAGATCCTTCTTCAGGTGAGTTTTCTTATCACATAGATGTTCATGGATTTCCTCAACTGGTTACTACAAAGGGAAAAGTTTTATTTAGTAGAGGTGGATCATGGAATGGTTATGCTTTTGGTGGAGTTTCATGGCTAAGGAATCTTAAACTATTCAAATTTTCTTTAGTGTTCAATGATAAAGAAGTTTCTTATGAGTATGAAACTTTGAAAAATGAAACTATTACTAGATTATGGCTTAATCCATCAGGTTTTGCTCAAAGACTGGTATGGTCAGATAGTGGAGGAGATTGGGAGATTATATCGACTCGTCCAATGGATCAGTGTGAATATTATTCAAGCTGTGATGCTAATTCTGTTTGTAATATTACAAACTCTCCAAGAACATGTCAATGCTTGGAAGGTTTTGTACCGAAATATTACAAAAAGTGGAATTCTTTGGATTGGTCTGGTGGATGTATTAGACGAATAACATTAAACTGTATCGGAGATGAATTTCTAAAGCATTCAGGAGTAGAGTTGCCAGATACATCAAATTCTTGGTTCGATAAGAGCTTGAGTCTTGAGGAATGTCAGAAAATGTGTTTGAAAAACTGTTCTTGTTCAGCATATGCGAATTTAGATGTTAAAAGTAATAGTGGTTGTTTGCTTTGGTTTGGCAAGATAAGGGACTTGACAAAACATATCGATCAAGGACAAGATATTTTCATAAGACTTGCTGCTTCTGATTTAG ATCATAGAAGAAATAAATGGAGCTTTAACAACAAGAAACTTGCAGGGGCACTTGGAGGAATCATTTTATTTGTCATGATTCTTGGATTGGTCACATTTACATACAAAAAGAGGAAGAAGCTTGCAGAGCCAG GGATGCTAAAAATATTTCATAGAAAGTGCAAAAGGGAGAAGGAAGATGTGCAACTATCAACAATATTTTGTTTTACAACCATATCTAAAGCCACAAATCATTTTTCAGACGGTAACAAGATAGGACAAGGTGGTTTTGGACCGGTATACAAG GGCGTATTGGAAGATGGGTTAGAGATTGCGGTGAAGAGGCTATCCGAAAATTCAGAACAAGGAGAAGAACAGTTTAAAAACGAAGTTATGTTGATGGCGAAGCTTCAGCACCGTAATCTTGTAAAACTTCTTGGTTGTTCAATTTATCAAGAGGAAAAGCTTTTGATCTATGAATTGATGCCCAACAGAAGCTTGGATtatttcatttttg ATTCAACGCGAAAGGAAAAATTAGATCTGACAAAACGGTTCCAAATTATTGATGGAATTGCTCGAGGGTTGATGTATCTTCATCAAGACTCTAGATTAAGAATCATCCATAGAGATCTGAAAACAAGTAATATTCTTCTAGATAATGATATGAATCCAAGAATATCCGATTTTGGTCTAGCTAGAACATTTAGAGGAGATCAAGATGAATCCAAAACAAATAGACTGATGGGAACATA TGGTTATATGCCACCTGAATACGCGGTTCATGGATCTTATTCAATCAAATCAGATGTATTTAGCTTTGGTGTAATTGTTCTGGAGATAATTAGTGGGAGAAAGAATCGAAACTTTTATGACCATCATCACAATCTTAATCTTCTTGGTCAT GCATGGAGACTATGGAATGAAGATAAGGCACAAGAATTAATAGATGACTTATTCCATGGAACAACAATTCCATGTGAAATGTTGAGATGTATTCATGTTGGTCTACTATGTGTGCAACAAACACCACAACATAGACCAAACATGTCATCTGTAGTCTTAATGTTGAATGGTGAAAATTTGTTGCCTGAACCTAGCGAACCCGGGTTTTATTCCAGATCAGTTCATCATCCGATTCAGGTAGAATCGTCTTCAAGAAGTTGTGAAGAGTGTTCACAAAATGAAGCTACTATGTCATTGTTAGAGGCGCGATAA